A portion of the Juglans microcarpa x Juglans regia isolate MS1-56 chromosome 1D, Jm3101_v1.0, whole genome shotgun sequence genome contains these proteins:
- the LOC121263977 gene encoding ABC transporter G family member 24-like isoform X2, with protein MSFEKKFKTFTSWTTLILAVIILCLVQLVPCQDATGDTNQFDNPATLALITQVVYGQLSNLSAVIQKDVGNQSSFCIKDWDADWGRAFDFSSNLDFLSSCIQKTNGDITRRVCTAAEMKFYLNSFFEGPGSENYLKPNKNCNLTSWVSGCEPGWACSVNSNQQVNLNDAKVIPARTLNCQACCEGFFCPHGITCMIPCPLGSYCPLAKLNKTTGVCEPYLYQLPPGQPNHTCGGANIWADVGSSSELFCSAGSFCPTTTRRITCSKITAGWVLHPRKAASSCLHAIQTLRNKTCKHMELCFWERRLAKSREAAARSARETATARQKWKTAKDAAKKHASGLQAHLSRTFSRKKDFTHPEKLKILDQVKSDDDPIQQPSTSDSVAFLSSRVTSVEKKTEPSDLLRIMQEIEDDPDGCRGFNVGTGDKNMNVPVPKGKQTHTQIFRYAYSQLEKERAQQKENEKLTFSGIVKLATNTEIRKRPLLEISFKNLTLTLKAKNKHLLRCVTGEIKPGRITAVMGPSGAGKTIFLSAVAGKAIGCKMTGLILINGKNESIHSYKKIVGFVPQDDVVHGNLTVEENLWFSAKCRLSTDLSKPDKVLVVERVIEFLGLQTVRSSLVGTVEKRGISGGQRKRVNVGLEMVMEPSLLILDEPTSGLDSASSLQLLRALRREALEGVNICMVVHQPSYALFKMFDDLILLAKGGLTVYHGPVKKVEEYFAGLGINIPERMNPPDHFIDILEGIVVPGGSSRVSYKDLPVRWMHHNGYSIPLDMQQNNAALSRSSMDVILANETNPSGAGMEDHSFAREIWQGMKSNVVLQRDKLHLNFLKSKDLTNRRTPGAFQQYKYFLGRVGKQRLREARILAMDYLILLLAGACLGSLVKVKDQSFGADAYTYTIIAVSLLCKIAALRSFSLDKLHYWRESASGISSLAYFLSKDTIDHFNTVIKPAVYLSMFYFFTNPRSSFADNYIVLFCLVYCVTGIAHSLAIVFEPGTAQLCSVLLPVVLTLIATQPKDSEFMKILANLCYPKWALEAFVTANAERYYGVWLITRCGSLLKSGYNVHDWNLCIAILVSIGLVCRVIAFFCMLIFQKK; from the exons ATGAGCTTCGAGAAGAAGTTCAAGACATTTACCTCGTGGACAACTCTCATTTTAGCCGTTATAATTCTGTGTTTGGTGCAGTTGGTCCCGTGCCAAGATGCGACTGGCGATACTAACCAATTTGACAACCCTGCAACTCTTGCGCTTATCACACAGGTTGTCTACGGTCAGCTTTCCAATCTGAGCGCTGTTATTCAGAAGGATGTCGGCAACCAGTCCAGCTTCTGCATTAAGGATTG GGATGCTGATTGGGGCCGAGCATTTGATTTCTCATCCAACTTGGACTTCTTGTCTTCTTGCATACAAAAGACTAATG GAGACATTACACGGCGCGTGTGTACAGCAGCAGAAATGAAATTTTACTTGAATAGTTTCTTCGAAGGTCCGGGAAGTGAAAATTACTTGAAACCTAATAAGAACTGTAATTTAACTTCATGGGTTTCTGGTTGTGAACCAGGATGGGCTTGTAGTGTTAATTCAAATCAGCAGGTTAATCTTAATGATGCAAAGGTCATCCCTGCAAGAACTCTGAACTGCCAGGCTTGTTGTGAGGGTTTCTTCTGTCCTCATGGTATTACATGCATGATAC CATGCCCGCTAGGTTCTTACTGTCCCCTTGCTAAGCTCAACAAAACCACTGGTGTTTGTGAACC ATATCTATACCAACTACCTCCTGGGCAACCAAACCATACTTGTGGAGGAGCAAATATTTGGGCTGATGTTGGTAGCAGCAGTGAGTTATTCTGTTCAGCAGGATCATTTTGTCCAACTACCACCAGAAGAATTACTTGCAGTA AAATTACTGCAGGATGGGTTCTACATCCGAGAAAA GCTGCTTCAAGTTGTCTTCATGCAATCCAAACTCTGCGAAACAAAACATGCAAGCATATGGAATTATGCTTTTG GGAAAGGAGGCTGGCCAAATCCAGAGAAGCAGCAGCCAGAAGTGCAAGGGAGACAGCAACGGCACGCCAGAAGTGGAAAACAGCAAAAGATGCTGCTAAGAAGCATGCAAGTGGCTTGCAAGCTCATCTATCACGCACTTTTTCTCGTAAAAAAGATTTTACACATCCTGAGAAACTTAAGATTTTGGATCAAGTCAAATCAGATGATGATCCAATACAGCAACCAAGTACTTCAGACTCTGTTGCATTTCTGTCTTCAAGAGTGACATCAGTAGAGAAGAAAACGGAACCCAGTGACCTCTTGCGAATAATGCAAGAAATTGAAGATGACCCTGATGGCTGTCGAGGTTTCAATGTTGGAACAGGAGATAAGAATATGAACGTGCCTGTGCCAAAGGGAAAACAAACGCATACCCAAATTTTTAGGTATGCATATTCTCaacttgagaaagagagagctcagcagaaagagaatgagaaacTTACCTTCTCAGGAATAGTAAAACTAGCTACCAATACTGAAATTAGGAAAAGGCCTCTACTTGAgatttctttcaaaaatctGACTCTTACCTTGAAAGCAAAAAACAAGCACTTATTGAGGTGTGTTACCGGCGAAATAAAGCCTGGCCGCATTACTGCTGTCATGGGTCCATCTGGGGCTGGAAAAACAATATTTCTCTCTGCTGTGGCGGGAAAGGCAATTGGATGCAAAATGACTGGTTTAATTCTTATAAATGGAAAGAATGAGTCAATCCACTCATATAAGAAAATTGTTGGTTTTGTGCCACAAGATGACGTTGTGCATGGAAATTTGACAGTGGAAGAGAATCTCTGGTTCAGTGCAAAGTGCAG ATTATCAACCGACTTGTCAAAACCGGACAAAGTTCTGGTTGTTGAAAGAGTTATTGAGTTCTTGGGGCTTCAGACAGTGCGGTCATCATTGGTTGGAACAGTGGAAAAACGAGGAATATCTGGAGGCCAGCGGAAGCGAGTAAATGTGGGATTGGAAATGGTAATGGAACCTTCACTTTTGATCTTAGATGAACCAACATCTGGTTTGGACAGTGCATCGTCTCTGCAACTTCTTAGAGCACTTCGACGTGAAGCTCTTGAAGGGGTAAACATCTGCATGGTGGTTCACCAACCAAG CTACGCCTTGTTCAAGATGTTTGATGATTTGATACTTCTAGCAAAAGGTGGTCTTACCGTCTATCATGGACCAGTGAAGAAAGTCGAAGAATATTTTGCTGGCCTTGGGATCAATATCCCAGAGCGTATGAATCCTCCAGATCACTTTATTGACATTTTGGAGGGTATAGTAGTGCCTGGAGGCAGCTCAAGAGTGAGTTATAAAGATCTTCCAGTCAGATGGATGCATCATAATGGGTACTCAATACCCCTTGATATGCAGCAGAATAACGCTGCACTTTCTAGGTCTTCTATGGATGTAATTCTAGCTAATGAAACAAATCCTTCTGGTGCTGGAATGGAGGATCATTCTTTTGCCAGAGAGATATGGCAAGGTATGAAAAGTAATGTGGTACTGCAGCGGGATAAATTGCACCTCAATTTTTTGAAGTCCAAGGACTTAACAAATCGAAGAACTCCTGGTGCATTCCAACAATACAAATACTTCCTTGGGAG GGTTGGTAAGCAGCGACTACGGGAAGCTAGAATACTAGCAATGGATTATCTGATCTTATTACTTGCAGGAGCTTGCTTAGGATCACTTGTAAAAGTGAAAGATCAGTCATTTGGTGCAGATGCTTATACCTATACCATTATTGCAGTTT CACTTCTATGCAAAATTGCGGCTTTGAGATCGTTTTCTCTGGATAAATTACACTACTGGAGGGAGAGTGCTTCTGGGATCAGCAGCTTAGCTTATTTCCTCTCTAAGGATACGATTGACCATTTTAATACAGTAATCAAGCCCGCAGTATATCTCTCTATGTTCTATTTTTTCACAAATCCAAGATCTAGCTTTGCAGATAATTACATTGTTTTGTTCTGCCTAGTGTACTGTGTAACTGGTATAGCCCATTCATTGGCCATTGTTTTCGAACCTGGTACAGCCCAGCTG TGTTCTGTTCTTCTTCCAGTTGTTTTAACTCTCATTGCAACACAGCCGAAAGATAGTGAATTTATGAAGATTTTAGCTAATTTGTGCTACCCTAAGTGGGCTTTGGAAGCATTTGTCACTGCAAATGCCGAAAG GTATTATGGAGTGTGGCTGATAACTCGTTGTGGTTCTCTTCTGAAAAGCGGCTATAACGTTCATGATTGGAATCTTTGTATAGCAATCCTCGTATCCATTGGTTTAGTTTGTCGTGTGATagcatttttttgtatgttgATCTTCCAGAAGAAGTGA
- the LOC121263977 gene encoding ABC transporter G family member 24-like isoform X1: MSFEKKFKTFTSWTTLILAVIILCLVQLVPCQDATGDTNQFDNPATLALITQVVYGQLSNLSAVIQKDVGNQSSFCIKDWDADWGRAFDFSSNLDFLSSCIQKTNGDITRRVCTAAEMKFYLNSFFEGPGSENYLKPNKNCNLTSWVSGCEPGWACSVNSNQQVNLNDAKVIPARTLNCQACCEGFFCPHGITCMIPCPLGSYCPLAKLNKTTGVCEPYLYQLPPGQPNHTCGGANIWADVGSSSELFCSAGSFCPTTTRRITCSSGNYCRMGSTSEKSCFKLSSCNPNSAKQNMQAYGIMLLAALSTLLLIIYNCSDQVLTTRERRLAKSREAAARSARETATARQKWKTAKDAAKKHASGLQAHLSRTFSRKKDFTHPEKLKILDQVKSDDDPIQQPSTSDSVAFLSSRVTSVEKKTEPSDLLRIMQEIEDDPDGCRGFNVGTGDKNMNVPVPKGKQTHTQIFRYAYSQLEKERAQQKENEKLTFSGIVKLATNTEIRKRPLLEISFKNLTLTLKAKNKHLLRCVTGEIKPGRITAVMGPSGAGKTIFLSAVAGKAIGCKMTGLILINGKNESIHSYKKIVGFVPQDDVVHGNLTVEENLWFSAKCRLSTDLSKPDKVLVVERVIEFLGLQTVRSSLVGTVEKRGISGGQRKRVNVGLEMVMEPSLLILDEPTSGLDSASSLQLLRALRREALEGVNICMVVHQPSYALFKMFDDLILLAKGGLTVYHGPVKKVEEYFAGLGINIPERMNPPDHFIDILEGIVVPGGSSRVSYKDLPVRWMHHNGYSIPLDMQQNNAALSRSSMDVILANETNPSGAGMEDHSFAREIWQGMKSNVVLQRDKLHLNFLKSKDLTNRRTPGAFQQYKYFLGRVGKQRLREARILAMDYLILLLAGACLGSLVKVKDQSFGADAYTYTIIAVSLLCKIAALRSFSLDKLHYWRESASGISSLAYFLSKDTIDHFNTVIKPAVYLSMFYFFTNPRSSFADNYIVLFCLVYCVTGIAHSLAIVFEPGTAQLCSVLLPVVLTLIATQPKDSEFMKILANLCYPKWALEAFVTANAERYYGVWLITRCGSLLKSGYNVHDWNLCIAILVSIGLVCRVIAFFCMLIFQKK, from the exons ATGAGCTTCGAGAAGAAGTTCAAGACATTTACCTCGTGGACAACTCTCATTTTAGCCGTTATAATTCTGTGTTTGGTGCAGTTGGTCCCGTGCCAAGATGCGACTGGCGATACTAACCAATTTGACAACCCTGCAACTCTTGCGCTTATCACACAGGTTGTCTACGGTCAGCTTTCCAATCTGAGCGCTGTTATTCAGAAGGATGTCGGCAACCAGTCCAGCTTCTGCATTAAGGATTG GGATGCTGATTGGGGCCGAGCATTTGATTTCTCATCCAACTTGGACTTCTTGTCTTCTTGCATACAAAAGACTAATG GAGACATTACACGGCGCGTGTGTACAGCAGCAGAAATGAAATTTTACTTGAATAGTTTCTTCGAAGGTCCGGGAAGTGAAAATTACTTGAAACCTAATAAGAACTGTAATTTAACTTCATGGGTTTCTGGTTGTGAACCAGGATGGGCTTGTAGTGTTAATTCAAATCAGCAGGTTAATCTTAATGATGCAAAGGTCATCCCTGCAAGAACTCTGAACTGCCAGGCTTGTTGTGAGGGTTTCTTCTGTCCTCATGGTATTACATGCATGATAC CATGCCCGCTAGGTTCTTACTGTCCCCTTGCTAAGCTCAACAAAACCACTGGTGTTTGTGAACC ATATCTATACCAACTACCTCCTGGGCAACCAAACCATACTTGTGGAGGAGCAAATATTTGGGCTGATGTTGGTAGCAGCAGTGAGTTATTCTGTTCAGCAGGATCATTTTGTCCAACTACCACCAGAAGAATTACTTGCAGTAGTGG AAATTACTGCAGGATGGGTTCTACATCCGAGAAAA GCTGCTTCAAGTTGTCTTCATGCAATCCAAACTCTGCGAAACAAAACATGCAAGCATATGGAATTATGCTTTTG GCTGCTTTAAGTACTCTACTACTCATCATTTACAACTGTTCTGACCAAGTTCTAACCACTAGGGAAAGGAGGCTGGCCAAATCCAGAGAAGCAGCAGCCAGAAGTGCAAGGGAGACAGCAACGGCACGCCAGAAGTGGAAAACAGCAAAAGATGCTGCTAAGAAGCATGCAAGTGGCTTGCAAGCTCATCTATCACGCACTTTTTCTCGTAAAAAAGATTTTACACATCCTGAGAAACTTAAGATTTTGGATCAAGTCAAATCAGATGATGATCCAATACAGCAACCAAGTACTTCAGACTCTGTTGCATTTCTGTCTTCAAGAGTGACATCAGTAGAGAAGAAAACGGAACCCAGTGACCTCTTGCGAATAATGCAAGAAATTGAAGATGACCCTGATGGCTGTCGAGGTTTCAATGTTGGAACAGGAGATAAGAATATGAACGTGCCTGTGCCAAAGGGAAAACAAACGCATACCCAAATTTTTAGGTATGCATATTCTCaacttgagaaagagagagctcagcagaaagagaatgagaaacTTACCTTCTCAGGAATAGTAAAACTAGCTACCAATACTGAAATTAGGAAAAGGCCTCTACTTGAgatttctttcaaaaatctGACTCTTACCTTGAAAGCAAAAAACAAGCACTTATTGAGGTGTGTTACCGGCGAAATAAAGCCTGGCCGCATTACTGCTGTCATGGGTCCATCTGGGGCTGGAAAAACAATATTTCTCTCTGCTGTGGCGGGAAAGGCAATTGGATGCAAAATGACTGGTTTAATTCTTATAAATGGAAAGAATGAGTCAATCCACTCATATAAGAAAATTGTTGGTTTTGTGCCACAAGATGACGTTGTGCATGGAAATTTGACAGTGGAAGAGAATCTCTGGTTCAGTGCAAAGTGCAG ATTATCAACCGACTTGTCAAAACCGGACAAAGTTCTGGTTGTTGAAAGAGTTATTGAGTTCTTGGGGCTTCAGACAGTGCGGTCATCATTGGTTGGAACAGTGGAAAAACGAGGAATATCTGGAGGCCAGCGGAAGCGAGTAAATGTGGGATTGGAAATGGTAATGGAACCTTCACTTTTGATCTTAGATGAACCAACATCTGGTTTGGACAGTGCATCGTCTCTGCAACTTCTTAGAGCACTTCGACGTGAAGCTCTTGAAGGGGTAAACATCTGCATGGTGGTTCACCAACCAAG CTACGCCTTGTTCAAGATGTTTGATGATTTGATACTTCTAGCAAAAGGTGGTCTTACCGTCTATCATGGACCAGTGAAGAAAGTCGAAGAATATTTTGCTGGCCTTGGGATCAATATCCCAGAGCGTATGAATCCTCCAGATCACTTTATTGACATTTTGGAGGGTATAGTAGTGCCTGGAGGCAGCTCAAGAGTGAGTTATAAAGATCTTCCAGTCAGATGGATGCATCATAATGGGTACTCAATACCCCTTGATATGCAGCAGAATAACGCTGCACTTTCTAGGTCTTCTATGGATGTAATTCTAGCTAATGAAACAAATCCTTCTGGTGCTGGAATGGAGGATCATTCTTTTGCCAGAGAGATATGGCAAGGTATGAAAAGTAATGTGGTACTGCAGCGGGATAAATTGCACCTCAATTTTTTGAAGTCCAAGGACTTAACAAATCGAAGAACTCCTGGTGCATTCCAACAATACAAATACTTCCTTGGGAG GGTTGGTAAGCAGCGACTACGGGAAGCTAGAATACTAGCAATGGATTATCTGATCTTATTACTTGCAGGAGCTTGCTTAGGATCACTTGTAAAAGTGAAAGATCAGTCATTTGGTGCAGATGCTTATACCTATACCATTATTGCAGTTT CACTTCTATGCAAAATTGCGGCTTTGAGATCGTTTTCTCTGGATAAATTACACTACTGGAGGGAGAGTGCTTCTGGGATCAGCAGCTTAGCTTATTTCCTCTCTAAGGATACGATTGACCATTTTAATACAGTAATCAAGCCCGCAGTATATCTCTCTATGTTCTATTTTTTCACAAATCCAAGATCTAGCTTTGCAGATAATTACATTGTTTTGTTCTGCCTAGTGTACTGTGTAACTGGTATAGCCCATTCATTGGCCATTGTTTTCGAACCTGGTACAGCCCAGCTG TGTTCTGTTCTTCTTCCAGTTGTTTTAACTCTCATTGCAACACAGCCGAAAGATAGTGAATTTATGAAGATTTTAGCTAATTTGTGCTACCCTAAGTGGGCTTTGGAAGCATTTGTCACTGCAAATGCCGAAAG GTATTATGGAGTGTGGCTGATAACTCGTTGTGGTTCTCTTCTGAAAAGCGGCTATAACGTTCATGATTGGAATCTTTGTATAGCAATCCTCGTATCCATTGGTTTAGTTTGTCGTGTGATagcatttttttgtatgttgATCTTCCAGAAGAAGTGA
- the LOC121263977 gene encoding ABC transporter G family member 24-like isoform X3: MKFYLNSFFEGPGSENYLKPNKNCNLTSWVSGCEPGWACSVNSNQQVNLNDAKVIPARTLNCQACCEGFFCPHGITCMIPCPLGSYCPLAKLNKTTGVCEPYLYQLPPGQPNHTCGGANIWADVGSSSELFCSAGSFCPTTTRRITCSSGNYCRMGSTSEKSCFKLSSCNPNSAKQNMQAYGIMLLAALSTLLLIIYNCSDQVLTTRERRLAKSREAAARSARETATARQKWKTAKDAAKKHASGLQAHLSRTFSRKKDFTHPEKLKILDQVKSDDDPIQQPSTSDSVAFLSSRVTSVEKKTEPSDLLRIMQEIEDDPDGCRGFNVGTGDKNMNVPVPKGKQTHTQIFRYAYSQLEKERAQQKENEKLTFSGIVKLATNTEIRKRPLLEISFKNLTLTLKAKNKHLLRCVTGEIKPGRITAVMGPSGAGKTIFLSAVAGKAIGCKMTGLILINGKNESIHSYKKIVGFVPQDDVVHGNLTVEENLWFSAKCRLSTDLSKPDKVLVVERVIEFLGLQTVRSSLVGTVEKRGISGGQRKRVNVGLEMVMEPSLLILDEPTSGLDSASSLQLLRALRREALEGVNICMVVHQPSYALFKMFDDLILLAKGGLTVYHGPVKKVEEYFAGLGINIPERMNPPDHFIDILEGIVVPGGSSRVSYKDLPVRWMHHNGYSIPLDMQQNNAALSRSSMDVILANETNPSGAGMEDHSFAREIWQGMKSNVVLQRDKLHLNFLKSKDLTNRRTPGAFQQYKYFLGRVGKQRLREARILAMDYLILLLAGACLGSLVKVKDQSFGADAYTYTIIAVSLLCKIAALRSFSLDKLHYWRESASGISSLAYFLSKDTIDHFNTVIKPAVYLSMFYFFTNPRSSFADNYIVLFCLVYCVTGIAHSLAIVFEPGTAQLCSVLLPVVLTLIATQPKDSEFMKILANLCYPKWALEAFVTANAERYYGVWLITRCGSLLKSGYNVHDWNLCIAILVSIGLVCRVIAFFCMLIFQKK; this comes from the exons ATGAAATTTTACTTGAATAGTTTCTTCGAAGGTCCGGGAAGTGAAAATTACTTGAAACCTAATAAGAACTGTAATTTAACTTCATGGGTTTCTGGTTGTGAACCAGGATGGGCTTGTAGTGTTAATTCAAATCAGCAGGTTAATCTTAATGATGCAAAGGTCATCCCTGCAAGAACTCTGAACTGCCAGGCTTGTTGTGAGGGTTTCTTCTGTCCTCATGGTATTACATGCATGATAC CATGCCCGCTAGGTTCTTACTGTCCCCTTGCTAAGCTCAACAAAACCACTGGTGTTTGTGAACC ATATCTATACCAACTACCTCCTGGGCAACCAAACCATACTTGTGGAGGAGCAAATATTTGGGCTGATGTTGGTAGCAGCAGTGAGTTATTCTGTTCAGCAGGATCATTTTGTCCAACTACCACCAGAAGAATTACTTGCAGTAGTGG AAATTACTGCAGGATGGGTTCTACATCCGAGAAAA GCTGCTTCAAGTTGTCTTCATGCAATCCAAACTCTGCGAAACAAAACATGCAAGCATATGGAATTATGCTTTTG GCTGCTTTAAGTACTCTACTACTCATCATTTACAACTGTTCTGACCAAGTTCTAACCACTAGGGAAAGGAGGCTGGCCAAATCCAGAGAAGCAGCAGCCAGAAGTGCAAGGGAGACAGCAACGGCACGCCAGAAGTGGAAAACAGCAAAAGATGCTGCTAAGAAGCATGCAAGTGGCTTGCAAGCTCATCTATCACGCACTTTTTCTCGTAAAAAAGATTTTACACATCCTGAGAAACTTAAGATTTTGGATCAAGTCAAATCAGATGATGATCCAATACAGCAACCAAGTACTTCAGACTCTGTTGCATTTCTGTCTTCAAGAGTGACATCAGTAGAGAAGAAAACGGAACCCAGTGACCTCTTGCGAATAATGCAAGAAATTGAAGATGACCCTGATGGCTGTCGAGGTTTCAATGTTGGAACAGGAGATAAGAATATGAACGTGCCTGTGCCAAAGGGAAAACAAACGCATACCCAAATTTTTAGGTATGCATATTCTCaacttgagaaagagagagctcagcagaaagagaatgagaaacTTACCTTCTCAGGAATAGTAAAACTAGCTACCAATACTGAAATTAGGAAAAGGCCTCTACTTGAgatttctttcaaaaatctGACTCTTACCTTGAAAGCAAAAAACAAGCACTTATTGAGGTGTGTTACCGGCGAAATAAAGCCTGGCCGCATTACTGCTGTCATGGGTCCATCTGGGGCTGGAAAAACAATATTTCTCTCTGCTGTGGCGGGAAAGGCAATTGGATGCAAAATGACTGGTTTAATTCTTATAAATGGAAAGAATGAGTCAATCCACTCATATAAGAAAATTGTTGGTTTTGTGCCACAAGATGACGTTGTGCATGGAAATTTGACAGTGGAAGAGAATCTCTGGTTCAGTGCAAAGTGCAG ATTATCAACCGACTTGTCAAAACCGGACAAAGTTCTGGTTGTTGAAAGAGTTATTGAGTTCTTGGGGCTTCAGACAGTGCGGTCATCATTGGTTGGAACAGTGGAAAAACGAGGAATATCTGGAGGCCAGCGGAAGCGAGTAAATGTGGGATTGGAAATGGTAATGGAACCTTCACTTTTGATCTTAGATGAACCAACATCTGGTTTGGACAGTGCATCGTCTCTGCAACTTCTTAGAGCACTTCGACGTGAAGCTCTTGAAGGGGTAAACATCTGCATGGTGGTTCACCAACCAAG CTACGCCTTGTTCAAGATGTTTGATGATTTGATACTTCTAGCAAAAGGTGGTCTTACCGTCTATCATGGACCAGTGAAGAAAGTCGAAGAATATTTTGCTGGCCTTGGGATCAATATCCCAGAGCGTATGAATCCTCCAGATCACTTTATTGACATTTTGGAGGGTATAGTAGTGCCTGGAGGCAGCTCAAGAGTGAGTTATAAAGATCTTCCAGTCAGATGGATGCATCATAATGGGTACTCAATACCCCTTGATATGCAGCAGAATAACGCTGCACTTTCTAGGTCTTCTATGGATGTAATTCTAGCTAATGAAACAAATCCTTCTGGTGCTGGAATGGAGGATCATTCTTTTGCCAGAGAGATATGGCAAGGTATGAAAAGTAATGTGGTACTGCAGCGGGATAAATTGCACCTCAATTTTTTGAAGTCCAAGGACTTAACAAATCGAAGAACTCCTGGTGCATTCCAACAATACAAATACTTCCTTGGGAG GGTTGGTAAGCAGCGACTACGGGAAGCTAGAATACTAGCAATGGATTATCTGATCTTATTACTTGCAGGAGCTTGCTTAGGATCACTTGTAAAAGTGAAAGATCAGTCATTTGGTGCAGATGCTTATACCTATACCATTATTGCAGTTT CACTTCTATGCAAAATTGCGGCTTTGAGATCGTTTTCTCTGGATAAATTACACTACTGGAGGGAGAGTGCTTCTGGGATCAGCAGCTTAGCTTATTTCCTCTCTAAGGATACGATTGACCATTTTAATACAGTAATCAAGCCCGCAGTATATCTCTCTATGTTCTATTTTTTCACAAATCCAAGATCTAGCTTTGCAGATAATTACATTGTTTTGTTCTGCCTAGTGTACTGTGTAACTGGTATAGCCCATTCATTGGCCATTGTTTTCGAACCTGGTACAGCCCAGCTG TGTTCTGTTCTTCTTCCAGTTGTTTTAACTCTCATTGCAACACAGCCGAAAGATAGTGAATTTATGAAGATTTTAGCTAATTTGTGCTACCCTAAGTGGGCTTTGGAAGCATTTGTCACTGCAAATGCCGAAAG GTATTATGGAGTGTGGCTGATAACTCGTTGTGGTTCTCTTCTGAAAAGCGGCTATAACGTTCATGATTGGAATCTTTGTATAGCAATCCTCGTATCCATTGGTTTAGTTTGTCGTGTGATagcatttttttgtatgttgATCTTCCAGAAGAAGTGA
- the LOC121263997 gene encoding ATPase GET3B-like: MASRCVASTFLPPVHSFAPRTSMATVGLLSCPLNTLKTQSIARSFSILSLSASRKPLTKSLLVRSVATPAEGVAVFDDMVSGTERKYYMLGGKGGVGKTSCAASLAVKFANNGHPTLVVSTDPAHSLSDSFAQDLTGGTLVPVEGPDAPLFALEINPEKAREEFRSATKKNGGTGVKDFMDGMGLGMLAEQLGELKLGELLDTPPPGLDEAIAISKVIQFLESQEYSMFTRIVFDTAPTGHTLRLLSLPDFLDASIGKILKLRQKIASATSAIKSVFGQEEARPDAADKLERLRERMIKVRELFRDTDSTEFVIVTIPTVMAVSESSRLHASLKKENVPVKSLIVNQILPPSVSDCKFCAMKRKDQMRALDMIRGDSELSSLTLIQAPLVDVEIRGVPALRFLGDIIWK, from the exons ATGGCTAGTCGTTGTGTTGCCTCCACTTTTCTACCTCCCGTTCACAGTTTTGCCCCTAGAACTTCCATGGCAACGGTGGGTTTGCTCTCTTGCCCACTCAACACCCTCAAAACACAATCCATCGCCAGAAGTTTCAGCATCCTCTCACTTTCCGCCTCTAGAAAACCTCTCACAAAATCACTCTTGG TGAGATCAGTCGCTACTCCTGCTGAAGGTGTTGCCGTGTTTGATGACATGGTTTCTGGGACCGAGAGGAAGTATTACATGCTAGGTGGCAAGGGAGGTGTAGGGAAGACGAGTTGTGCTGCCTCACTTGCAGTTAAATTTGCTAATAATGGGCACCCCACTCTTGTGGTTTCCACTGATCCTGCACATTCCTTGAGTGATTCCTTTGCTCAG GATTTGACTGGAGGGACACTGGTACCAGTTGAAGGACCTGATGCTCCATTGTTTGCTCTTGAG ATAAACCCTGAGAAGGCTAGAGAAGAATTCCGCAGTGCTACCAAGAAAAATGGTGGAACTGGGGTAAAAGATTTTATGGATGGTATGGGCCTTGGAATGCTTGCGGAACAG TTAGGAGAGTTAAAACTAGGAGAGCTATTAGACACACCTCCTCCTGGTTTAGATGAAGCTATTGCAATATCCAAG GTGATCCAATTTCTTGAATCTCAAGAATATAGCATGTTTACTCGTATTGTGTTTGATACTGCACCCACG GGTCATACCTTGCGACTTTTGTCTTTGCCAGACTTCCTGGATGCATCCATAGGCAAGATATTGAAG CTTAGACAGAAAATAGCATCAGCCACCTCAGCCATCAAATCTGTTTTTGGGCAAGAAGAAGCCCGGCCTGATGCA GCGGACAAATTAGAGCGACTGCGGGAGAGGATGATAAAAGTGCGTGAGCTTTTTCGCGACACAGATTCAACTGAGTTCGTCATAGTAACAATCCCAACG gTGATGGCGGTTAGTGAGTCGTCAAGGTTGCATGCCTCCTTGAAGAAGGAAAATGTTCCTGTAAAGAGTCTTATTGTTAACCAGATTCTTCCTCCTTCTGTCTCAGACTGCAAGTTTTGTGCTATGAAAAGAAAG GATCAGATGCGTGCTCTCGATATGATTCGAGGTGATTCAGAGCTCTCCAGCTTGACCTTAATCCAGGCACCACTTGTTGATGTGGAGATCAGAGGAGTTCCAGCTCTTCGATTTTTGGGAGACATCATTTGGAAATGA